A genome region from Thermomonospora amylolytica includes the following:
- a CDS encoding ATP-binding protein, which translates to MNQDADRKGVDELQMPMAASPASAGLAWSLVEARLIRWGLDDEARYDARLILTELLANAIGVTPLGGHVTVLCGRDTAGVAIGVADRCPDVPPEPQAVVEMRPEDLDLRPERFDDNGGWGPAIVTALAAACGVTRLDAGGKIVWARLRA; encoded by the coding sequence GTGAACCAGGACGCTGACCGCAAGGGTGTGGACGAGTTGCAGATGCCGATGGCGGCCTCGCCGGCCAGTGCGGGGCTGGCGTGGAGCCTGGTGGAGGCCCGCCTGATCCGCTGGGGGCTGGACGACGAGGCCCGGTACGACGCGCGGCTCATCCTCACCGAGCTGCTGGCCAACGCCATCGGGGTGACGCCGCTCGGCGGGCACGTCACGGTCCTGTGCGGCCGCGACACGGCCGGTGTGGCGATCGGCGTCGCGGACCGCTGCCCTGACGTTCCGCCCGAGCCGCAGGCCGTCGTGGAGATGCGGCCCGAGGACCTGGACCTGCGCCCCGAGCGCTTCGACGACAACGGCGGCTGGGGGCCGGCCATCGTGACCGCCCTCGCCGCCGCCTGCGGCGTCACCCGCCTGGACGCCGGCGGCAAGATCGTCTGGGCCAGGCTGCGGGCGTGA
- a CDS encoding cytochrome ubiquinol oxidase subunit I — METFAILADAATPADFAAARQQMAFTLGFHIILASIGIGLPAITLLAEWRALRTGDRVYAELARRWMKAAGVLFAVGAVSGTVLSFEMGTLWPGFMDKYGQVFGAAFALEGIAFFIEAIFMGIYLYGWDRLPPKVHFLTGIPVVIAGLLSASFVVTVNSWMNNPRGFRLVNGEVTEVDPIAAMLNPNTPVQAAHLLLASLMVCGFTVASVYAVALLRDHRRGRPLDPYHRRGFAIPFTLGAVCAPLQVLVGDWAVRHVHEHQPIKFAAMEGIEHTGAEQPFKFAIFEIPGALSLMTTFDVNGVLRGLDSFPASEQPPAEVVRIGFELMIAIGTALLAMAAWWALAWWRHRRGHEGLPYRPWFLRIAALAGVAAAVAMEAGWTTTEVGRQPWIVYGVMRTEEAVNPSPGLRFGLYVVLVVYAVLAVATISVLRRMRRRPERERPAARELEVVG; from the coding sequence ATGGAGACGTTCGCGATCCTGGCCGACGCGGCGACCCCGGCGGACTTCGCCGCGGCCCGTCAGCAGATGGCGTTCACCCTCGGGTTCCACATCATCCTGGCGAGCATCGGGATCGGCCTGCCCGCGATCACCCTGCTCGCCGAGTGGCGCGCGCTGCGCACCGGGGACCGGGTCTACGCCGAGCTGGCCCGGCGCTGGATGAAGGCCGCCGGAGTGCTGTTCGCCGTCGGCGCGGTGTCCGGCACGGTGCTGTCGTTCGAGATGGGCACCCTGTGGCCGGGGTTCATGGACAAGTACGGCCAGGTGTTCGGCGCGGCCTTCGCCCTGGAGGGCATCGCGTTCTTCATCGAGGCCATCTTCATGGGCATCTACCTGTACGGGTGGGACAGGCTGCCGCCCAAGGTGCACTTCCTCACCGGGATCCCGGTGGTGATCGCGGGACTACTGTCGGCCTCGTTCGTGGTCACCGTCAACTCCTGGATGAACAACCCGCGCGGCTTCAGGCTGGTGAACGGCGAGGTCACCGAGGTCGACCCGATCGCCGCCATGCTCAACCCCAACACCCCCGTCCAGGCCGCCCACCTGCTCCTGGCGTCGCTGATGGTGTGCGGCTTCACGGTCGCGTCGGTGTACGCGGTGGCGCTGCTGCGCGACCACAGGCGCGGGCGCCCGCTGGACCCGTACCACCGGCGGGGCTTCGCGATCCCGTTCACGCTGGGGGCGGTCTGCGCGCCGCTGCAGGTGCTGGTGGGCGACTGGGCGGTCCGGCACGTGCACGAGCACCAGCCGATCAAGTTCGCCGCCATGGAGGGGATCGAGCACACCGGGGCGGAACAGCCGTTCAAGTTCGCGATCTTCGAGATCCCCGGGGCGCTGTCGCTGATGACGACGTTCGACGTGAACGGGGTGCTGCGGGGGCTGGACTCCTTCCCCGCGAGCGAGCAGCCGCCGGCCGAGGTGGTCCGGATCGGGTTCGAGCTGATGATCGCGATCGGGACGGCGCTGCTGGCGATGGCGGCCTGGTGGGCGCTGGCCTGGTGGCGGCACCGGCGGGGCCACGAGGGCCTGCCGTACCGGCCGTGGTTCCTGCGGATCGCGGCGCTGGCCGGGGTCGCCGCCGCGGTCGCCATGGAGGCCGGATGGACGACCACCGAGGTCGGCCGGCAGCCGTGGATCGTGTACGGGGTGATGCGCACCGAGGAGGCCGTCAACCCGTCGCCCGGCCTGCGGTTCGGGCTGTACGTGGTGCTGGTGGTGTACGCGGTGCTGGCCGTCGCGACGATCAGCGTGCTGCGGCGGATGCGGCGCCGTCCCGAGCGGGAGCGGCCCGCGGCGAGGGAACTGGAGGTCGTCGGATGA
- a CDS encoding DODA-type extradiol aromatic ring-opening family dioxygenase, whose amino-acid sequence MSRMPALYLSHGAPPLADDAVWTRELADWVAALPRPEAILIVSAHWEAAPLTLGATERVPLVYDFWGFPERYYRVTYDAPGAPGLAEDVRKLLNRAGRPVHHDPGRGLDHGAYVPLKEMYPQADIPVLQVSMPTLDPGELFELGRRLAPLRDQGVLIVGSGFTTHNLSAFDPRKGPDADPPGWSAEFDRWAHEAVTGRDVDALLDFRHKAPAARLAHPRTEHFAPLFVTLGADADRPGEARAVIDGYWYGLAKRSFQFA is encoded by the coding sequence ATGAGCCGGATGCCCGCCCTGTATCTGAGCCACGGCGCGCCGCCGCTGGCCGACGACGCGGTCTGGACGCGTGAGCTGGCGGACTGGGTGGCGGCCCTGCCGCGGCCCGAGGCGATCCTGATCGTGTCCGCGCACTGGGAGGCGGCGCCGCTGACCCTGGGCGCCACCGAACGGGTGCCGCTGGTGTACGACTTCTGGGGCTTCCCCGAGCGCTACTACCGGGTGACCTACGACGCTCCCGGCGCCCCCGGTCTCGCCGAGGACGTGCGCAAGCTGCTGAACCGCGCCGGGCGGCCGGTCCACCACGACCCCGGCCGGGGGCTGGACCACGGCGCGTACGTCCCGCTCAAGGAGATGTATCCGCAGGCCGACATCCCGGTGCTGCAGGTCTCCATGCCGACCCTGGACCCCGGGGAGCTGTTCGAGCTGGGCCGGCGCCTGGCCCCGCTGCGCGACCAGGGCGTCCTGATCGTCGGCAGCGGGTTCACCACCCACAACCTGAGCGCGTTCGACCCCCGCAAGGGCCCCGACGCGGACCCGCCGGGCTGGTCGGCGGAGTTCGACCGGTGGGCGCACGAGGCGGTGACCGGGCGGGACGTCGACGCGCTGCTGGACTTCCGGCACAAGGCCCCGGCGGCACGGCTGGCCCATCCCAGGACCGAGCACTTCGCCCCGCTGTTCGTCACCCTCGGCGCGGACGCCGACCGGCCGGGCGAGGCCCGCGCCGTGATCGACGGCTACTGGTACGGCCTGGCCAAGAGATCGTTCCAGTTCGCCTGA
- a CDS encoding type III secretion system chaperone family protein: protein MTLAEIIEQALKDAELDYQQPREGAFFVKLPGEHKLATMTWLIVGDHSLHVEAFFCRRPDENHEEFYRWLLRKNGRMYAVAFTLDEAGDVYLVGRLPLASVSSEEVDRLLGSVLSYADDNFDKALEIGFKTSIQKEWAWRVSRGESLANLQAFARFADPSR, encoded by the coding sequence ATGACCCTGGCCGAGATCATCGAGCAGGCCCTCAAGGACGCCGAACTCGACTACCAGCAGCCCCGCGAGGGCGCGTTCTTCGTCAAGCTGCCCGGCGAGCACAAGCTCGCCACCATGACCTGGCTCATCGTGGGCGACCACAGCCTGCACGTCGAGGCGTTCTTCTGCCGCCGGCCGGACGAGAACCACGAGGAGTTCTACCGCTGGCTGCTGCGCAAGAACGGCCGCATGTACGCGGTGGCGTTCACCCTCGACGAGGCCGGCGACGTCTACCTGGTCGGCCGGCTGCCGCTGGCGTCCGTCAGCTCCGAGGAGGTCGACCGGCTGCTGGGCAGCGTGCTCAGCTACGCCGACGACAACTTCGACAAAGCCCTGGAGATCGGTTTCAAGACCTCCATCCAGAAGGAGTGGGCCTGGCGGGTGTCCCGCGGCGAGAGTCTGGCCAACCTGCAGGCCTTCGCGAGGTTCGCCGACCCCTCCCGGTAG
- the mshA gene encoding D-inositol-3-phosphate glycosyltransferase, with protein sequence MSRRSAPISRIATLSVHTSPLDQPGTGDAGGMNVYIVEIAKRLAARGVEVDIFTRATSRDLPPVAELVPGVLVRHVVAGPFEELDKNELPAELCGFTSGVLRTEAAYEPGHYDLLHTHYWLSGQVGWAAKQRWGVPLVHSMHTMAKVKNAALAEGDTPEPPERVLGEEQVVESADRLVANTDEEARQLVELYGADPARVATVTPGVDLSRFRPRAGLLWSGTEVARRRLGLPRDAYVLLFVGRIQPLKAPDVLLRAAARMVEADPALRGRLVVAVVGGPSGTGRARPEGLQKLAGDLGIADLVRFEPPCPQPELAEWYRAADVTVVPSHNESFGLVAAEAQACGTPVVAAAVGGLRTAVRDGESGVLIDGHDPADYAAVLARLEAEPRLRERLARGAVRHAHRFGWEVTVDRLLEVYTGALTTVAQPTGALPR encoded by the coding sequence TTGTCGCGCCGAAGTGCCCCTATCAGCCGGATTGCGACGCTCAGCGTGCACACCTCGCCGCTCGACCAGCCGGGTACGGGCGATGCGGGTGGCATGAACGTCTACATCGTGGAGATCGCCAAACGGCTGGCCGCCCGGGGCGTCGAGGTCGACATCTTCACCCGCGCCACCTCCCGGGACCTGCCCCCGGTCGCCGAGCTGGTGCCCGGCGTGCTGGTCCGGCACGTGGTGGCCGGGCCGTTCGAGGAGCTGGACAAGAACGAGCTGCCCGCCGAGCTGTGCGGGTTCACCTCCGGGGTGCTGCGCACCGAGGCCGCCTACGAGCCCGGGCACTACGACCTGCTGCACACCCACTACTGGCTGTCCGGCCAGGTCGGCTGGGCCGCCAAGCAGCGCTGGGGCGTTCCGCTGGTGCACTCCATGCACACCATGGCCAAGGTCAAGAACGCCGCGCTCGCCGAGGGCGACACCCCCGAGCCCCCCGAACGGGTCCTCGGCGAGGAACAGGTCGTCGAGTCCGCCGACCGGCTGGTCGCCAACACCGACGAGGAGGCCCGCCAGCTCGTCGAGCTGTACGGGGCCGACCCCGCCCGGGTCGCCACCGTCACCCCCGGGGTCGACCTGTCCCGCTTCCGGCCCCGCGCCGGGCTGCTGTGGTCCGGCACCGAGGTGGCCCGCCGCCGCCTCGGCCTGCCCCGCGACGCGTACGTGCTGCTGTTCGTCGGCCGCATCCAGCCGCTCAAGGCCCCCGACGTGCTGCTGCGCGCCGCCGCCCGGATGGTCGAGGCGGACCCCGCGCTGCGCGGCCGGCTGGTCGTCGCGGTGGTCGGCGGCCCCAGCGGCACCGGCCGCGCCCGGCCCGAGGGGCTGCAGAAGCTCGCCGGCGACCTGGGCATCGCCGACCTCGTACGGTTCGAGCCCCCGTGTCCGCAGCCGGAGCTGGCCGAGTGGTACCGCGCCGCCGACGTGACCGTGGTGCCCTCCCACAACGAGTCGTTCGGCCTGGTCGCCGCCGAGGCGCAGGCCTGCGGCACCCCGGTGGTCGCCGCCGCCGTGGGCGGGCTGCGCACCGCCGTCCGCGACGGCGAGTCCGGCGTGCTGATCGACGGCCACGACCCCGCCGACTACGCCGCCGTGCTGGCCCGCCTCGAGGCCGAGCCCCGGCTGCGCGAACGGCTCGCCCGCGGCGCGGTCCGCCACGCCCACCGGTTCGGCTGGGAGGTCACCGTGGACCGGCTGCTGGAGGTGTATACCGGGGCATTGACGACCGTTGCCCAGCCCACCGGAGCGCTCCCCCGATGA
- a CDS encoding BlaI/MecI/CopY family transcriptional regulator, translated as MKGLGELERTVMEVLWAREDAGGGAATARDVSRALAGERDLAHTTVMTVLDRLAKKGFLTRERDGRAWRYRPAASREGYVAELMLGALDQTGDRDAALAHFVRSVSEDEVAALRQALDELTGTARDGDRDRAEPGG; from the coding sequence GTGAAGGGTCTGGGAGAACTCGAACGCACCGTCATGGAGGTCCTCTGGGCACGCGAGGACGCCGGCGGCGGTGCGGCCACCGCACGTGACGTCAGCCGCGCCCTCGCCGGGGAGCGGGACCTCGCCCACACCACCGTGATGACGGTGCTGGACCGGCTGGCCAAGAAGGGCTTCCTGACCCGCGAGCGCGACGGCCGCGCCTGGCGCTACCGCCCGGCCGCCAGCCGCGAGGGCTACGTGGCCGAGCTGATGCTGGGCGCGCTCGACCAGACCGGCGACCGCGACGCCGCGCTGGCGCACTTCGTCCGTTCGGTGTCCGAGGACGAGGTGGCCGCGCTGCGCCAGGCCCTCGACGAGCTGACCGGGACCGCCCGCGACGGGGACCGGGACAGAGCGGAGCCCGGCGGATGA
- a CDS encoding NAD-dependent epimerase/dehydratase family protein has translation MKILVAGATGAIGRRLVPLLVQAGHDVSGTTRSTERAEALRDAGARPLVVDVLDAEALREAVAAERPDVIVHQLTDLSGEDFAANNRLRIDGTRNLVDAARAAGVQKMIAQSIAWLYVPGSTPATEDEPLDERAFPYPGVAALEEAVASMPHGVVLRYGAFYGPGTWYAPDGAIAARVRAGELRPSPAWTSFIHVDDAATAAVDALEWPAGPVNVVDDEPAQATEWLPVYCEAIGAPVPTGGRHAAATGRPISNAKARGLGWKPQYASWRIGFEHLTD, from the coding sequence GTGAAGATCCTCGTCGCCGGAGCGACCGGCGCCATCGGACGTCGTCTGGTGCCGCTGCTCGTCCAGGCCGGCCACGACGTCTCGGGCACGACCCGGAGCACCGAGCGGGCCGAGGCCCTGCGGGACGCGGGGGCCCGGCCGCTGGTGGTCGACGTCCTGGACGCCGAGGCGCTGCGCGAGGCGGTCGCCGCCGAACGGCCCGACGTGATCGTCCACCAGCTCACCGACCTGTCCGGAGAGGACTTCGCGGCCAACAACCGGTTGCGCATCGACGGCACCCGCAACCTGGTGGACGCCGCCAGGGCCGCCGGTGTGCAGAAGATGATCGCACAGAGCATCGCCTGGCTGTACGTCCCCGGCTCCACCCCGGCGACGGAGGACGAGCCGCTGGACGAGCGGGCGTTCCCGTACCCGGGCGTGGCCGCGCTGGAGGAGGCCGTGGCGTCCATGCCGCACGGCGTCGTGCTGCGCTATGGAGCGTTTTACGGGCCCGGCACCTGGTACGCACCGGACGGCGCGATCGCCGCGCGGGTCCGTGCGGGCGAGCTGCGGCCGTCCCCGGCCTGGACCTCGTTCATCCACGTGGACGACGCCGCCACCGCCGCGGTGGACGCGCTGGAGTGGCCGGCCGGCCCGGTGAACGTGGTGGACGACGAGCCCGCCCAGGCCACCGAGTGGCTGCCGGTGTACTGCGAGGCGATCGGCGCGCCCGTCCCGACCGGAGGCCGGCACGCCGCCGCCACCGGCCGCCCGATCTCCAACGCCAAGGCCCGCGGCCTGGGCTGGAAGCCGCAGTACGCGAGCTGGCGCATCGGATTCGAGCACCTGACGGATTGA
- a CDS encoding AMP-binding protein, whose translation MLDLATLHEAIAAAKPDSECLVWRDRRLTWRQVTDRTRRLARVLHEHGLGRRDVTTEPWESPHDHLALYLHNGPEYLEGLLGAHKARVAPFNVNYRYVDDELAHLFADGRPAAIVYHARFAGTLARVLDRLGRRPLLLQVADESGADLLPGALDYEQALDAASPDPLDVRPDPGDLHILYTGGTTGMPKGVLWRIGDLLSGPLGVRRRDGGPFTGVEEAVRSAVGRPETRVLVAPPMMHGGGTWTALGGWCGGGVVIIPDRVDRLDPAGLLAVAARERVTRLPLVGDAFCRPLVEELERGAHDLPALRTIVNSAAAISPGVRERLTARLPHVRILDVLGSSESGFQVARQAAGSAPFTPMPGTAVVSDDRTRLLAPGDDEVGWLAKGGTIPLGYLGDPDKTRETFVTIGGHRLVVAGDRARLLADGRVEVYGREATTINTGGEKVYAEEVEVVLRGVPGVAEALVVGRPSERWGQEVVAVVRLEREMTDEALREGCAARLAGYKVPKAFFRTEESLRLPNGKADYKTARAVVAGG comes from the coding sequence ATGCTCGACCTGGCGACCCTGCACGAGGCCATCGCGGCGGCCAAGCCGGACTCCGAGTGCCTGGTCTGGCGGGACCGCAGGCTGACCTGGCGGCAGGTGACCGACCGGACGCGGCGGCTGGCGCGGGTGCTGCACGAGCACGGGCTGGGCCGCCGCGACGTGACCACCGAGCCGTGGGAGTCGCCGCACGACCACCTGGCGCTGTACCTGCACAACGGGCCGGAGTATCTGGAGGGCCTGCTCGGAGCGCACAAGGCGCGGGTCGCCCCGTTCAACGTCAACTACCGGTACGTGGACGACGAGCTGGCCCATCTGTTCGCCGACGGCCGGCCGGCCGCGATCGTCTACCACGCCAGGTTCGCCGGAACGCTGGCCCGCGTCCTGGACCGGCTCGGCCGCAGGCCCCTGCTGCTCCAGGTCGCCGACGAGTCCGGGGCCGATCTGCTGCCCGGCGCGCTGGACTACGAACAGGCCCTCGACGCCGCCTCCCCCGACCCGCTGGACGTCCGGCCCGACCCCGGCGACCTGCACATCCTCTACACCGGCGGAACGACCGGCATGCCCAAGGGCGTGCTGTGGCGGATCGGCGACCTGCTGTCCGGCCCGCTGGGCGTGCGCCGCCGCGACGGCGGCCCGTTCACCGGTGTCGAGGAGGCGGTGCGGAGCGCGGTGGGCCGCCCCGAGACGCGGGTGCTGGTGGCCCCGCCGATGATGCACGGCGGCGGCACCTGGACCGCGCTGGGCGGCTGGTGCGGCGGCGGGGTCGTGATCATCCCCGACCGGGTGGACCGCCTCGACCCGGCGGGCCTGCTGGCCGTCGCCGCCCGCGAGCGGGTCACCCGGCTGCCGCTGGTCGGCGACGCGTTCTGCCGCCCGCTCGTCGAGGAGCTGGAACGCGGCGCCCACGACCTGCCGGCGCTGCGCACCATCGTCAACTCGGCCGCCGCCATCAGCCCCGGCGTGCGGGAACGGCTCACCGCGCGGCTCCCGCATGTGCGGATCCTCGACGTGCTCGGGTCCTCGGAGTCCGGCTTCCAGGTCGCGCGGCAGGCCGCCGGGAGCGCGCCGTTCACGCCCATGCCCGGCACGGCGGTGGTCAGCGACGACCGCACCCGGCTGCTGGCGCCCGGCGACGACGAGGTGGGCTGGCTGGCCAAGGGCGGCACCATCCCGCTCGGCTACCTCGGCGACCCGGACAAGACGCGGGAGACGTTCGTCACCATCGGCGGGCACCGGCTGGTCGTGGCGGGCGACCGGGCGCGGCTGCTGGCGGACGGCCGGGTCGAGGTGTACGGGCGGGAGGCGACCACCATCAACACCGGCGGGGAGAAGGTGTACGCCGAGGAGGTCGAGGTCGTGCTGCGCGGCGTCCCGGGGGTCGCCGAGGCGCTGGTGGTGGGGCGGCCGAGCGAGCGGTGGGGCCAGGAGGTCGTGGCGGTGGTCCGGCTGGAGCGCGAGATGACCGACGAGGCGCTGCGCGAGGGCTGCGCGGCCCGGCTCGCCGGATACAAGGTCCCCAAGGCGTTCTTCCGTACGGAGGAGAGCCTGCGGCTGCCGAACGGCAAGGCCGACTACAAGACCGCGCGCGCCGTGGTGGCGGGCGGCTGA
- a CDS encoding M56 family metallopeptidase: MTGTALLALIAVGTVGGAHLLSNARWPWRMPRAGIALWQALGLAWGVATIGALIGYAVLPYGDGITGGVPAMIADDAARLDAWHLAALLAGTGLTAVLLVMLAYAVLRIYRARRRHRALLALVASRNAAVPGTLVLDHPAAAAYCVPGVRSSKVVVSAGTLELLDDAELAAVLAHERAHARERHDLVLLPFASLRQVFPQISLVGRCLDAVELLIEMAADDRALRHRPPRELATALLRFAAARPVAAPSGALSAASVDQPAVLARVRRLLEPEPPSQVTRIATLASATALAVTPFLLYHLPI; encoded by the coding sequence ATGACCGGCACCGCGCTGCTCGCCCTGATCGCCGTCGGCACGGTGGGCGGCGCGCACCTGCTGTCCAACGCCCGCTGGCCGTGGCGGATGCCGCGCGCCGGCATCGCCCTGTGGCAGGCCCTCGGCCTGGCCTGGGGCGTGGCCACCATCGGCGCGCTGATCGGCTACGCCGTCCTGCCGTACGGCGACGGCATCACCGGCGGCGTCCCCGCGATGATCGCCGACGACGCCGCCCGCCTGGACGCCTGGCACCTGGCCGCCCTGCTGGCCGGCACCGGCCTGACCGCCGTGCTGCTGGTCATGCTGGCGTACGCGGTGCTGCGCATCTACCGCGCCCGCCGCCGCCACCGCGCCCTGCTGGCCCTGGTCGCCAGCCGGAACGCCGCCGTCCCCGGCACCCTGGTCCTGGACCACCCGGCCGCGGCGGCGTACTGCGTGCCCGGCGTCCGTTCCTCCAAGGTCGTCGTCAGCGCCGGCACCCTGGAACTGCTGGACGACGCCGAGCTGGCCGCGGTGCTGGCGCACGAACGCGCGCACGCCCGCGAGCGCCACGACCTGGTGCTGCTGCCGTTCGCCTCGCTCCGCCAGGTCTTCCCCCAGATCAGCCTGGTCGGCCGCTGCCTGGACGCCGTCGAGCTGCTGATCGAGATGGCCGCCGACGACCGCGCCCTGCGCCACCGCCCCCCGCGCGAACTGGCCACCGCCCTGCTGCGCTTCGCCGCCGCCCGCCCGGTCGCCGCCCCCTCCGGCGCGCTGTCCGCCGCCTCCGTCGACCAGCCCGCCGTCCTGGCCCGCGTCCGCCGCCTCCTGGAGCCCGAACCCCCCAGCCAGGTCACCCGCATAGCCACCCTGGCCTCGGCCACCGCCCTCGCCGTGACCCCGTTCCTGCTGTACCACCTTCCGATCTGA
- a CDS encoding SDR family NAD(P)-dependent oxidoreductase: protein MRKTAVVTGASSGIGAATARRLAAEGFNVVLAARRRDRLDALVEEIGETVPGAGRLAAVTLDVTSQESVDALAAGLPECHVLVNNAGGALGLEPVAEADPADWQAMYDTNVLGLLRVTKALLPKLIASGDGHVVNITSLAGHVPYEGGAGYNAAKHAAYAVNEVMRLELVAEPVRVTEIAPGLVKTEEFSLVRFRGDAAKAAKPYEGVPEPLVAEDVADCVAWAVTRPSHVNIDRIDVQPRVQAAPYKLHREGS from the coding sequence GTGCGCAAGACGGCGGTAGTGACTGGAGCGAGCAGCGGGATCGGCGCGGCCACCGCCCGGCGGCTGGCGGCCGAGGGCTTCAATGTGGTGCTGGCGGCCCGGCGGCGGGACCGGCTGGACGCGCTGGTCGAGGAGATCGGGGAGACCGTTCCGGGGGCGGGCCGGCTGGCCGCGGTCACCCTGGACGTGACCTCGCAGGAGTCGGTGGACGCGCTGGCGGCGGGCCTGCCCGAGTGCCATGTGCTGGTCAACAACGCGGGCGGCGCGCTCGGCCTGGAACCGGTCGCCGAGGCGGACCCGGCGGACTGGCAGGCCATGTACGACACGAACGTGCTGGGCCTGCTCCGGGTCACCAAGGCCCTGCTGCCCAAGCTGATCGCCAGCGGCGACGGCCATGTGGTCAACATCACGTCCCTGGCGGGCCATGTCCCCTACGAGGGCGGCGCCGGCTACAACGCGGCCAAGCACGCGGCCTACGCGGTCAACGAGGTCATGCGCCTGGAACTGGTCGCCGAGCCGGTCCGCGTCACCGAGATCGCCCCCGGCCTGGTCAAGACCGAGGAGTTCAGCCTGGTCCGGTTCCGCGGCGACGCCGCCAAGGCCGCCAAGCCGTACGAGGGCGTCCCCGAGCCCCTGGTCGCCGAGGACGTCGCCGACTGCGTCGCCTGGGCGGTGACCCGTCCCTCCCACGTCAACATCGACCGCATCGACGTCCAGCCCCGCGTGCAGGCCGCCCCGTACAAGCTTCACCGGGAGGGCTCCTGA
- a CDS encoding class I SAM-dependent methyltransferase has protein sequence MAVHRTPGRPARPMGEVTRGTTAPNRLRRVDLWIAATQARALRSGPRPLAVDLGYGASPVTTVELYNRLRVASPRLEVVGIEIEPERVAAGLSFLERVRPTGQYEGLSFRRGGFELPVDRPPALIRAFNVLRQYDEPAAWRAWDTLCAKLAPEGVLVEGTCSETGRRAVWVTLGPEGPRTITFAAHLPTLPRPSDLAERLPKTLIHRNVPGEPVHTLLADFDHCWAVAAPQSVFGPRARWIEAVRLLARIHPVITRPPLGPRPRWRLGEVTFPWSAVAPLP, from the coding sequence GTGGCCGTACACAGGACGCCGGGCAGACCGGCCAGACCGATGGGCGAGGTGACCCGGGGGACCACCGCTCCCAACCGCCTGCGCCGCGTCGACCTGTGGATCGCCGCCACCCAGGCCCGGGCACTGCGCTCCGGCCCCCGCCCCCTGGCCGTCGACCTCGGCTACGGCGCCTCGCCCGTCACCACCGTCGAGCTCTACAACCGCCTCCGCGTGGCGTCCCCCCGCCTGGAGGTCGTCGGCATCGAGATCGAGCCCGAACGCGTCGCGGCCGGCCTGTCCTTCCTCGAACGCGTCCGCCCCACCGGCCAGTACGAGGGCCTGTCCTTCCGCCGCGGCGGTTTCGAACTCCCCGTCGACCGCCCCCCGGCCCTGATCCGCGCGTTCAACGTCCTGCGCCAGTACGACGAGCCCGCCGCCTGGCGGGCCTGGGACACCCTGTGCGCCAAGCTCGCCCCCGAAGGCGTCCTGGTCGAAGGCACCTGCAGCGAGACCGGCCGCCGCGCCGTCTGGGTCACCCTGGGCCCCGAAGGCCCCCGCACCATCACCTTCGCCGCCCACCTGCCGACCCTGCCCCGCCCCTCGGACCTGGCCGAACGCCTCCCCAAGACCCTCATCCACCGCAACGTCCCCGGCGAGCCCGTGCACACCCTCCTCGCCGACTTCGACCACTGCTGGGCCGTCGCCGCCCCCCAGTCCGTCTTCGGCCCGAGAGCCCGCTGGATAGAGGCCGTCCGCCTGCTGGCCCGGATCCACCCGGTCATCACCCGCCCGCCCCTGGGCCCCCGCCCCCGCTGGCGCCTGGGCGAGGTCACCTTCCCCTGGTCGGCCGTCGCGCCCTTGCCCTAG
- a CDS encoding O-acetyl-ADP-ribose deacetylase, whose product MDITLVRGDITEQQVDAIVNAANSSLMGGGGVDGAIHRRGGPAILDECRRLRASRFGGGLPTGYAVATTAGELPADWVIHTVGPVYSATEDRSELLASCYRESLRVADELGARTVAFPAVSAGIYGWPVHDAARIAISTVLSTPSQVVEARFVLFTEDAYQAFRSALAAV is encoded by the coding sequence ATGGACATCACTCTAGTGCGGGGCGACATCACCGAGCAGCAGGTGGACGCGATCGTCAACGCCGCCAACTCCTCGCTGATGGGCGGTGGCGGCGTGGACGGCGCCATCCACCGGCGTGGGGGTCCCGCCATCCTCGACGAGTGCCGCAGACTGCGGGCCTCGCGTTTCGGCGGCGGGCTTCCGACAGGGTACGCCGTCGCGACCACCGCGGGCGAACTGCCCGCCGACTGGGTCATCCACACCGTGGGACCGGTCTACTCGGCCACCGAGGACCGCTCCGAGCTGCTGGCCTCCTGCTACCGGGAGTCGCTGCGGGTGGCCGACGAGCTGGGCGCGCGGACGGTGGCGTTCCCGGCGGTGTCGGCCGGGATCTACGGCTGGCCGGTCCACGACGCCGCGCGGATCGCCATAAGCACGGTGCTGAGCACGCCCTCGCAGGTGGTGGAGGCGCGGTTCGTGCTGTTCACCGAGGACGCGTACCAGGCGTTCCGGAGCGCGCTCGCCGCCGTCTGA